The following proteins are encoded in a genomic region of Deltaproteobacteria bacterium:
- the argH gene encoding argininosuccinate lyase: MKSKPWSGRFTQETDKLVEEFNASILLDKRLYRHDIMGSIAHTRMLAMVGIITKKEADKIISGLKTIEKEIDAGRFKFTSDMEDIHMAIEKRLIKKIGSVGGKLHTARSRNDQIALDMRLYLRDEIKEVQGLIRNLQKTFVNIAKKNLDCIMPGYTHLQRAQPILFSHHILAYYEMLKRDYERFGDCYKRVNAMPLGAGALAGSPYPLDRDFIAKELGFAKPTDNSLDSVSDRDFCIEFCGAASILMRHLSRFSEELILWSAK, translated from the coding sequence ATGAAATCCAAACCATGGTCAGGTCGTTTTACACAGGAAACAGATAAACTTGTTGAGGAGTTTAATGCCTCAATCTTACTTGATAAGAGGCTTTATAGGCATGATATTATGGGTTCAATTGCCCATACAAGAATGCTGGCAATGGTAGGGATTATTACAAAGAAAGAGGCAGATAAGATTATCTCTGGACTCAAGACAATTGAAAAAGAGATTGATGCAGGCAGGTTTAAATTTACATCTGATATGGAAGACATCCACATGGCAATAGAGAAAAGACTTATTAAGAAGATTGGCTCTGTTGGCGGGAAACTGCATACTGCAAGAAGCAGAAATGATCAGATTGCCCTTGATATGAGATTATATTTAAGGGATGAGATTAAAGAGGTTCAGGGACTTATAAGAAATTTACAAAAAACCTTTGTAAACATTGCAAAGAAAAATCTTGACTGCATAATGCCCGGTTATACGCATCTCCAGCGGGCTCAGCCAATCTTATTTAGTCATCACATCCTTGCATACTATGAGATGTTAAAACGGGACTATGAAAGGTTTGGAGACTGCTATAAGCGTGTGAATGCCATGCCCCTTGGCGCTGGTGCGCTTGCAGGAAGTCCGTATCCTCTGGACAGGGATTTTATAGCAAAAGAATTGGGGTTTGCAAAACCAACTGACAACAGCCTTGACTCTGTGAGCGACAGGGACTTTTGCATAGAGTTTTGCGGAGCAGCCTCAATTTTAATGAGGCATTTAAGCAGATTCAGCGAAGAACTGATACTTTGGTCTGCAAAGG
- a CDS encoding tetratricopeptide repeat protein produces MISVRTLAMTIIVVLVSGYSIASQYESQGNMYFSAENYTESASSYEKALAENPNNKTALLMAGWSYFKIERYEDAKAQFERLNKLNKDSMDALEGLGWTDFKLGNYKESLKIFETMRGKDKTHVGAIEGIAYNHFKLGNLPEAKKYLAAALFENPYSSDSNLIRGFVALQEKDFSTAITFFEEAKTHSSKKDADIYAGLGNGYMGKKDYNMADYYYNTALEIKPKNQLAIAGKGQLFVIKQAVMAEGARLLLDGNFKGAIEEYQKVLQLYPNWVEVYAAKGWTMYKKGDYKGAYTEFNKGLNIYKLSYDIYDGIGWSALKLGMKDEAEKSFKKALEIFPGYVSSQEGLRQIKTK; encoded by the coding sequence ATGATTAGTGTAAGGACACTTGCCATGACTATCATAGTAGTTTTAGTCTCTGGCTACAGCATAGCCTCCCAGTATGAGTCTCAAGGCAATATGTATTTTTCAGCAGAGAACTATACAGAGAGTGCATCTAGTTATGAAAAGGCTTTGGCTGAAAATCCAAACAATAAGACAGCACTTCTTATGGCTGGATGGAGTTATTTTAAGATTGAAAGATATGAGGATGCAAAGGCACAGTTTGAAAGACTGAATAAACTTAATAAAGATTCAATGGATGCCCTTGAGGGTCTGGGATGGACAGACTTTAAACTTGGCAACTATAAGGAATCTCTTAAAATCTTTGAAACCATGAGGGGAAAGGATAAAACCCATGTAGGCGCTATAGAAGGAATAGCCTATAATCATTTTAAACTTGGCAATTTGCCAGAGGCAAAAAAATACCTTGCTGCAGCATTGTTTGAAAATCCGTATTCTTCTGACAGCAATCTGATAAGGGGATTCGTTGCATTGCAGGAAAAGGATTTTTCCACAGCCATAACCTTCTTTGAGGAGGCTAAAACACACTCCAGTAAAAAGGACGCAGACATCTATGCTGGACTTGGAAACGGATACATGGGCAAAAAGGACTACAACATGGCAGACTACTATTACAACACCGCGTTGGAGATAAAGCCTAAAAATCAACTGGCGATTGCAGGCAAGGGGCAGTTATTTGTTATTAAACAGGCAGTAATGGCAGAAGGTGCCAGACTTTTGTTGGATGGAAATTTCAAGGGTGCCATAGAGGAATATCAGAAGGTTCTGCAGTTATATCCTAACTGGGTGGAAGTCTATGCAGCAAAGGGCTGGACAATGTATAAAAAGGGTGATTACAAAGGCGCATATACAGAATTTAATAAAGGGCTTAATATTTATAAACTCTCGTATGACATCTATGACGGCATTGGCTGGAGCGCCCTAAAACTAGGGATGAAAGATGAGGCTGAAAAATCCTTTAAAAAGGCGCTTGAAATCTTTCCCGGATATGTAAGTTCGCAAGAGGGGTTAAGGCAGATTAAAACCAAATAA